In one window of Streptomyces sp. NBC_01224 DNA:
- a CDS encoding IS5 family transposase — protein MTDGEWAVVRPLLPVPGWLRGRGGQPEAYCHRVILDAVRYLVDNGIKWRAMPADFPPWDRVYAFFRRWRDHVLVKEFHDRLRSRIREREGRDSEPTAGVIDSQSVKADAVVGSDSRGFDGGKLINGRKRHVVVDTLGLLLGVMVTAADTGDRAAAQVLLEQVADAHHRLALVWADGGYTGSLVEYCLATIALVLAIVKRSDDMRGFVVLPKRWIVERLFAHLMRTRRLVRDFERRTASAEAMVYWSMILLMTRRLARPHPVRV, from the coding sequence ATGACGGACGGGGAGTGGGCCGTGGTCCGGCCGCTGCTACCGGTGCCTGGCTGGCTGCGCGGCCGGGGCGGGCAGCCGGAGGCGTATTGCCACCGGGTGATACTGGACGCGGTCCGCTACCTGGTCGACAACGGCATCAAGTGGCGGGCCATGCCAGCCGACTTCCCGCCGTGGGACCGGGTATACGCGTTCTTCCGCCGCTGGCGCGACCACGTACTGGTCAAGGAATTTCACGACCGGCTGCGATCGAGGATCCGCGAGAGGGAGGGGAGGGACTCGGAGCCGACGGCCGGCGTGATCGACTCGCAGTCCGTCAAGGCGGACGCCGTCGTCGGATCAGACAGCCGCGGCTTCGACGGAGGCAAGCTGATCAATGGGCGCAAGCGGCACGTCGTGGTCGATACCCTCGGTCTGCTGCTGGGGGTGATGGTCACCGCCGCGGACACCGGCGACCGCGCCGCCGCCCAGGTCCTGCTTGAGCAGGTGGCCGACGCGCACCACCGCCTCGCCCTGGTCTGGGCTGATGGCGGCTACACCGGCAGCCTCGTCGAGTACTGCCTGGCCACAATTGCCCTGGTCCTCGCGATCGTCAAGCGCAGCGACGACATGCGTGGCTTCGTGGTGCTGCCCAAGCGGTGGATCGTCGAGCGCCTCTTCGCCCACCTGATGCGAACCCGTCGTCTGGTGCGCGACTTCGAGCGCCGCACCGCCAGTGCCGAGGCGATGGTCTACTGGTCGATGATCCTGCTCATGACGCGCCGCCTGGCCCGGCCACACCCGGTGAGAGTGTGA
- a CDS encoding alpha/beta hydrolase has protein sequence MSTFTLAGRIDEHVIDSALLRGNPLNDPTQRPLWVYTPPGYDDAPERRYPVTYLLLGYAGTLPVWHNRTAFRKPVPELADEIFARGEAPGMLLVFVDAWTTYGGSQFIDSPGTGCYHSYLCEEVVPYVDARYRTLPARDHRAIAGKSSGGLGAAVTSMLRPDLFGAFATHSGDSLSEAQHHPHFLTAARQLRPYGGDIFRWWDDFRSRVAFTKEEDLNLLEILGVSACFSPGPDGSPTLPFDPRTGALRENEWQRWLAWDPVRMATTHADALRSQRGVWIDAGVRDEWFLDLGALAFRDALAEVGVADDIVHFEPFEGGHHAVEYRMPSALAWLAHRIADRP, from the coding sequence ATGTCGACCTTCACGCTCGCCGGACGCATCGACGAACACGTCATCGACAGCGCGCTGCTCCGCGGCAATCCCCTCAACGACCCAACGCAACGACCGCTGTGGGTCTACACCCCGCCCGGCTATGACGATGCGCCCGAACGCCGCTACCCCGTCACGTATCTGCTACTCGGCTACGCGGGGACGCTCCCGGTCTGGCACAACCGCACAGCCTTTCGGAAGCCAGTCCCCGAGCTCGCCGACGAGATCTTCGCCCGCGGGGAGGCACCCGGGATGCTGCTGGTATTCGTGGATGCCTGGACCACCTACGGCGGCAGCCAGTTCATCGACTCACCCGGCACCGGCTGCTACCACTCCTACCTGTGCGAGGAGGTCGTGCCATACGTCGACGCCCGCTACCGCACGCTTCCCGCGCGCGACCACCGGGCCATCGCGGGCAAGTCCAGCGGCGGACTCGGCGCCGCGGTCACCTCGATGCTCCGCCCGGATCTGTTCGGCGCCTTCGCCACCCACTCCGGCGACTCGCTGTCCGAGGCCCAGCACCACCCGCACTTCCTCACCGCGGCCCGCCAACTGCGGCCCTACGGCGGCGACATCTTCCGCTGGTGGGATGATTTCCGCTCGCGGGTCGCCTTCACCAAGGAGGAGGACCTGAATCTCCTGGAGATCCTCGGCGTCTCCGCCTGCTTTTCCCCAGGCCCCGACGGCTCTCCCACCCTTCCCTTCGACCCCCGCACCGGGGCCCTGCGGGAGAACGAGTGGCAGCGCTGGCTGGCCTGGGATCCGGTACGAATGGCCACCACGCACGCCGACGCCCTCCGTTCCCAGCGGGGGGTCTGGATCGACGCCGGCGTCCGCGACGAGTGGTTCCTCGACCTGGGCGCATTGGCCTTCCGGGATGCGCTTGCCGAAGTCGGAGTGGCCGACGACATCGTGCATTTCGAGCCGTTCGAGGGCGGCCACCACGCCGTCGAGTACCGGATGCCGTCCGCCCTTGCCTGGTTGGCGCACCGCATCGCCGATCGGCCTTGA
- a CDS encoding IS3 family transposase, with protein MCRFIDAEKAAEANPGGYSVALLCRVTGINRSTFYSWLAARPTAAERQCAEDELSEEIREIHASSRGAYGAPRVHAALRRKGHAINRKKVERIMRERDIRGITRRRRRHLTQQDTKAAPAPDLVGRDFTANRPGMKLVGDITYLPTIDGWWYLATVIDLATREVIGYAMAEHHRAELVTDALRMAAGRGDLQGGCIMHTDRGSEYTSGEFRRELQELNLRQSMGRTGICYDNAAAESFFGLLKAEIGTAVWESREAARADIFRFIEVEYNRTRLRKHPEFGYLTPLETRARLQHDFTPAA; from the coding sequence CTGTGCCGTTTCATCGACGCGGAGAAGGCCGCCGAGGCCAACCCTGGCGGCTACAGCGTGGCTTTGCTGTGCCGTGTCACGGGGATCAACCGCTCCACCTTCTACTCCTGGCTGGCGGCCCGGCCGACAGCGGCCGAACGACAGTGCGCCGAGGACGAGTTGAGCGAGGAGATCCGTGAGATCCACGCCTCCTCGCGGGGTGCCTACGGCGCCCCGCGCGTGCACGCCGCGCTGCGGCGCAAGGGACATGCGATCAACCGGAAGAAGGTCGAGCGGATCATGCGCGAGCGCGACATCCGCGGCATCACCCGCCGCAGACGCCGCCACCTGACGCAACAGGACACCAAGGCCGCACCGGCTCCGGACCTGGTCGGCCGCGACTTCACCGCTAACCGGCCCGGCATGAAGCTCGTCGGTGACATCACCTATCTGCCGACGATCGACGGCTGGTGGTATCTCGCGACCGTCATCGACCTGGCGACGCGCGAGGTGATCGGTTACGCGATGGCCGAACACCATCGTGCCGAGCTGGTCACCGACGCGCTGCGGATGGCCGCCGGCCGCGGTGACCTTCAGGGTGGCTGCATCATGCACACCGATCGCGGAAGCGAGTACACGAGTGGCGAATTCCGCCGCGAACTACAGGAGTTGAACCTGAGGCAGAGCATGGGAAGAACCGGCATATGCTACGATAACGCCGCAGCCGAGAGCTTCTTCGGACTGCTGAAAGCGGAGATCGGCACCGCCGTCTGGGAGAGCCGCGAGGCGGCCCGCGCTGACATCTTCCGCTTCATCGAGGTCGAGTACAACCGCACCAGGCTCCGCAAGCACCCCGAGTTCGGGTACCTCACCCCACTCGAAACCCGAGCCAGGCTGCAGCACGACTTCACCCCCGCAGCGTAA
- a CDS encoding vanadium-dependent haloperoxidase produces the protein MSAIPSGPGKQAGIRVGAEVARRLISLRSHDGSSTKPPPFSPRNVAGGYRPTPPDFPTPVFTNWGSVKPFVLAKGSQFRPAPPPAVSTAEYARALNEVKSLGRKTSTTRTPDQTAAGKFWAAAPVWNVWNQIAQGLVTSQHASLEKAVKVFAQLNLSLADTAIAMYDAKYTYRVWRPVTALRLGGTHYNPRIAGDPNWTPLLPTAPDPSYPAAHGALSQAAATTLTMFYGAQHHLVVTSKGVTRTFASFQRAATEAWLSRIWTGQHTSIDNRAGQQLGTQVADFVAQHI, from the coding sequence TTGTCCGCGATTCCCAGCGGCCCCGGCAAGCAGGCGGGCATTCGCGTGGGAGCCGAGGTCGCCCGCCGGCTGATCAGCCTGCGATCCCATGATGGGTCCTCGACCAAGCCGCCGCCGTTCAGTCCCCGCAACGTGGCCGGCGGCTACCGGCCCACACCGCCCGACTTCCCCACACCGGTGTTCACCAACTGGGGCTCGGTCAAGCCGTTCGTGCTGGCCAAGGGAAGCCAGTTCCGCCCGGCGCCGCCGCCGGCCGTCAGCACCGCCGAGTACGCCAGAGCCTTGAACGAGGTCAAGAGCCTGGGGAGAAAGACCAGTACCACCCGCACCCCCGATCAGACCGCAGCCGGGAAGTTCTGGGCGGCAGCGCCCGTCTGGAACGTCTGGAATCAGATCGCGCAGGGCCTCGTCACCTCCCAGCACGCAAGCCTGGAGAAGGCGGTGAAGGTCTTCGCCCAGCTCAACCTGTCGCTCGCCGACACCGCGATCGCGATGTACGACGCCAAGTACACCTACCGCGTATGGCGGCCCGTGACCGCCCTCCGGCTCGGTGGTACGCACTACAACCCGCGCATCGCTGGCGATCCCAACTGGACCCCCCTGCTGCCGACCGCCCCGGATCCGTCCTACCCCGCCGCCCACGGCGCTCTCAGCCAGGCGGCGGCAACGACGCTCACCATGTTCTACGGTGCGCAGCACCACCTCGTGGTGACGTCGAAGGGGGTCACCCGAACCTTCGCCAGCTTCCAACGCGCCGCCACCGAAGCGTGGCTCAGCCGGATATGGACCGGCCAGCACACCTCCATCGACAACCGGGCAGGCCAACAACTCGGCACGCAGGTCGCCGATTTCGTGGCGCAACACATCTGA
- a CDS encoding reverse transcriptase domain-containing protein, with amino-acid sequence MQVRSTLRVSDHASDTQPRESPRLVLEPIFEVDFYPSSYGYRPGRRAQDAIAEIHHFTCKPSTYEWVIEGDIKACFDNVDHHVLMDLVAERVKDRKVLRLVSAFLRAGVVEMHG; translated from the coding sequence TTGCAGGTCAGGAGCACTCTTCGCGTTTCCGATCACGCATCGGACACCCAGCCACGTGAAAGCCCGAGGCTAGTCCTGGAGCCGATTTTCGAGGTCGATTTCTATCCGTCCAGTTACGGGTATCGGCCTGGTCGTCGGGCTCAGGATGCCATCGCCGAGATCCACCACTTCACCTGCAAGCCGTCGACCTACGAGTGGGTCATCGAGGGCGACATCAAGGCTTGCTTTGACAACGTCGACCATCACGTCCTGATGGACCTGGTGGCCGAGCGCGTCAAGGATCGCAAGGTCCTGCGGCTGGTCAGCGCGTTTCTGCGGGCCGGGGTTGTCGAGATGCACGGATGA
- a CDS encoding IS1380 family transposase produces the protein MQVSHTSAAVSAAFGDPNLIAHAGLVPVMRLAERCGLSRLVTEKVKLTGAKNGAGAATAAKVTSIVGGMTAGADSIDDLAMLRHGAMPAVFGGIRAPSTSGTFLRAFTHGHALQLHAVHRRFLAEPAAHTPLLPGSEAMAFIDVDSTHKRVYGRAKQGAEYGRFKGIRILHPLLATICTPQSRPVIAAVRMRRGKAADSRGVPKFVSEALATAREAGCTGTRILRADSQFYNAGVIAACRRAGAHFSVTTGMNPSIKRAVHSIPHDAWQQISYPTAVPDSETGELISDAEVAEIPQYTAFTGRKKADRVTARLIVRRIRDLAKPAVVGEQGKLFPVWRYHPFFTDQPAPTLQAEREHRHHAVIEQVIADSKAGALAHLPSGQFHANAAWLTLWAMTSNLLRAAGCLTSAFHTKATTATLRAHLVQVPARIARSARRITLHLPHNWPWRQAWTHLFDTVHGPPG, from the coding sequence ATGCAAGTTTCCCATACGTCAGCGGCGGTCTCCGCTGCGTTCGGTGATCCGAATCTGATCGCGCATGCCGGGCTGGTCCCGGTGATGCGGCTGGCCGAGCGGTGTGGTCTGTCGCGGCTGGTAACGGAGAAGGTGAAGCTGACCGGGGCGAAGAACGGTGCGGGTGCGGCGACGGCCGCCAAGGTCACGAGCATCGTGGGCGGCATGACCGCGGGCGCGGACAGCATCGACGACCTTGCGATGTTGCGCCACGGGGCGATGCCCGCGGTGTTCGGCGGTATTCGCGCCCCCTCCACGTCGGGCACGTTCCTGCGCGCGTTCACCCACGGACATGCTCTTCAACTCCACGCCGTCCACCGCAGGTTCCTCGCGGAACCGGCCGCGCACACCCCATTGCTGCCGGGCTCGGAGGCAATGGCGTTCATCGACGTCGACTCCACCCACAAGCGGGTCTACGGCCGGGCGAAGCAGGGTGCCGAGTACGGCCGGTTCAAGGGCATCCGTATCCTGCACCCGCTCCTCGCCACGATCTGCACCCCCCAGTCGAGGCCGGTGATCGCGGCGGTGCGGATGCGACGCGGCAAAGCGGCAGACTCCCGGGGCGTCCCGAAATTCGTGAGTGAGGCCCTGGCCACCGCCCGGGAGGCCGGCTGCACCGGGACCCGTATCCTGCGGGCCGACTCGCAGTTCTACAACGCTGGGGTCATCGCTGCCTGCCGCCGGGCCGGTGCTCACTTCTCGGTCACCACCGGGATGAACCCCTCCATCAAACGGGCCGTCCACAGCATTCCCCACGATGCCTGGCAGCAGATCAGTTACCCGACCGCGGTGCCCGACTCCGAGACCGGTGAACTCATCTCGGACGCCGAAGTCGCCGAGATACCCCAATACACCGCGTTCACCGGCCGGAAGAAAGCAGATCGGGTCACCGCCCGACTGATCGTGCGCCGGATCCGTGACCTGGCCAAACCCGCTGTCGTGGGCGAGCAGGGCAAGCTGTTTCCCGTCTGGCGCTACCACCCCTTCTTCACCGACCAGCCCGCTCCGACACTCCAGGCCGAGCGGGAACACCGCCACCACGCCGTGATCGAGCAGGTCATCGCGGACAGCAAGGCCGGGGCCCTGGCCCATCTGCCGTCCGGGCAGTTCCACGCCAACGCGGCCTGGCTCACTCTGTGGGCGATGACCTCCAACCTGCTGCGCGCCGCTGGTTGTCTGACCTCCGCGTTCCACACCAAAGCCACCACCGCCACCCTCCGGGCCCATCTGGTCCAGGTCCCGGCCCGCATCGCACGCTCCGCACGACGCATCACCCTGCATCTGCCCCACAACTGGCCCTGGCGGCAGGCCTGGACGCACCTCTTCGACACCGTTCACGGCCCACCCGGCTGA
- a CDS encoding Scr1 family TA system antitoxin-like transcriptional regulator: MVPGLLQTHPYATAPLSAISTFQGTPNDAADAAARLDRSRVIYEGNHRFVLLAEEAVLRYRIGDPEVMAGRLGKLLELMSLPSVAFGIIPQTAQRAIWPLETFMVFDADRVLVETLSAEIAITRPSEIAVCAKAFGELQQLAVFGAPARALIRAVIEALG; the protein is encoded by the coding sequence GTGGTCCCCGGCCTGCTCCAGACCCACCCCTACGCCACCGCGCCGCTCTCGGCCATCAGCACCTTCCAGGGCACCCCCAACGACGCCGCAGACGCCGCCGCCCGCCTGGACCGCTCCCGGGTCATCTACGAGGGCAACCACCGCTTCGTGCTCCTGGCGGAAGAGGCCGTCCTGCGCTACCGGATCGGCGACCCCGAGGTGATGGCCGGCCGGCTCGGCAAGCTCCTGGAGCTGATGTCCCTGCCCTCTGTCGCCTTCGGGATCATCCCGCAAACCGCCCAGCGCGCCATCTGGCCGCTGGAGACATTCATGGTCTTCGACGCCGACCGCGTGCTGGTCGAGACCCTGTCCGCCGAGATCGCCATCACCCGCCCCTCCGAGATCGCCGTGTGCGCCAAGGCGTTCGGCGAGCTCCAGCAGTTGGCCGTCTTCGGGGCCCCGGCCCGCGCCCTGATCAGAGCCGTGATCGAAGCACTCGGGTGA
- a CDS encoding IS1380 family transposase translates to MKKRIGSYPRVRIEGGGSGVVSQAGGVLLVETARKTGLDTEISAALTPWRRPRAVHDPGKILLDVALAVALGGDCLADAGLLRAEPAVFGPVASDPTVSRLIDTLAAAGDKALTAIRSARAEVREYVWTLAKDAAPDRGGQVIVDLDGVLVLAHSDKQDAAATWKKSFGHHPLMGFVDHGSGGTGEPVAALLRPGNAGSNTAADHITATQLALAQLPKRHRRGRSTLIRTDSAGGTHEFLAWLTKRGRWLSYSVGMTITEQIHQAVLKVPASAWTPAVEPGGEIRDGAWTAELDGDTLKGWPKGMRLIVRKERPHPGAQLRFTDADGLRLTCFATNTTGGKITDLELRHRRRARAEDRIRNARATGLRNLPLHETAQNRIWLEIVQLALDLLAWMPMLALTGKPRLWEPRRLRLRLFSAAAQLITTARQRHLRFAHHWPWTDVITDAIRRLDTLPNPR, encoded by the coding sequence GTGAAGAAGCGTATCGGGTCCTATCCGCGTGTCCGCATCGAGGGCGGCGGGAGCGGGGTGGTCTCGCAGGCTGGCGGAGTACTGCTGGTCGAGACTGCCCGTAAGACCGGCCTGGATACCGAGATATCGGCGGCGCTGACGCCGTGGCGGCGGCCTCGGGCGGTGCACGATCCGGGCAAGATCCTGCTGGATGTGGCTCTCGCGGTCGCGCTGGGCGGGGACTGCCTGGCCGATGCGGGACTGCTGCGGGCCGAGCCGGCCGTGTTCGGGCCGGTGGCCTCCGACCCAACGGTCTCCCGGCTGATCGACACCCTCGCCGCGGCCGGGGACAAGGCCCTGACCGCGATCCGCTCGGCGCGCGCCGAAGTGCGCGAGTACGTCTGGACGTTGGCCAAAGATGCGGCGCCGGATAGGGGCGGCCAGGTGATTGTGGACCTGGACGGAGTGCTGGTCCTGGCCCACTCCGACAAGCAGGACGCGGCCGCGACCTGGAAGAAGTCGTTTGGACATCACCCCCTGATGGGCTTCGTCGACCACGGAAGCGGTGGCACCGGGGAGCCGGTGGCAGCACTGTTGCGGCCGGGGAACGCGGGATCCAACACCGCCGCCGACCACATCACCGCCACTCAACTCGCTTTGGCCCAGCTCCCCAAGCGTCACCGGCGCGGCCGGTCCACACTGATCCGTACCGACTCCGCGGGCGGCACCCATGAGTTCCTCGCCTGGCTCACGAAACGGGGCCGGTGGCTGTCGTACTCGGTCGGGATGACCATCACTGAGCAGATTCATCAGGCCGTGTTGAAGGTCCCGGCCTCCGCCTGGACCCCAGCGGTCGAGCCGGGCGGCGAGATCCGCGACGGCGCCTGGACCGCCGAACTCGACGGCGACACACTCAAGGGCTGGCCGAAGGGAATGCGGCTGATCGTCCGCAAGGAACGGCCCCACCCCGGCGCCCAGTTGCGCTTCACCGACGCCGACGGCCTGCGGCTCACCTGCTTCGCCACCAACACGACGGGCGGGAAGATCACGGACCTGGAACTGAGGCACCGCCGACGGGCGAGGGCAGAGGACCGCATTCGGAACGCACGGGCCACCGGCCTGCGGAACCTGCCCCTGCACGAGACCGCACAGAACCGGATCTGGCTGGAGATCGTCCAGCTCGCCCTCGACCTGCTCGCCTGGATGCCGATGCTCGCTCTGACCGGCAAACCCCGCCTCTGGGAGCCCCGCCGCCTGCGGTTGCGGCTGTTCTCCGCCGCTGCCCAACTCATCACCACCGCCCGCCAACGGCACCTGCGATTCGCCCACCACTGGCCATGGACCGACGTGATCACAGACGCGATCAGACGGCTCGACACCCTCCCGAACCCACGCTGA
- a CDS encoding IS3 family transposase, producing MDAEKAAEANPGGYSVALLCRVTGINRSTFYSWLAARPTAAERQCAEDELSEEIREIHASSRGAYGAPRVHAALRRKGHAINRKKVERIMRERDIRGITRRRRRHLTQQDTKAAPAPDLVGRDFTANRPGMKLVGDITYLPTIDGWWYLATVIDLATREVIGYAMAEHHRAELVTDALRMAAGRGDLQGGCIMHTDRGSEYTSGEFRRELQELNLRQSMGRTGICYDNAAAESFFGLLKAEIGTAVWESREAARADIFRFIEVEYNRTRLRKHPEFGYLTPLETRARLQHDFTPAA from the coding sequence ATCGACGCGGAGAAGGCCGCCGAGGCCAACCCTGGCGGCTACAGCGTGGCTTTGCTGTGCCGTGTCACGGGGATCAACCGCTCCACCTTCTACTCCTGGCTGGCGGCCCGGCCGACAGCGGCCGAACGACAGTGCGCCGAGGACGAGTTGAGCGAGGAGATCCGTGAGATCCACGCCTCCTCGCGGGGTGCCTACGGCGCCCCGCGCGTGCACGCCGCGCTGCGGCGCAAGGGACATGCGATCAACCGGAAGAAGGTCGAGCGGATCATGCGCGAGCGCGACATCCGCGGCATCACCCGCCGCAGACGCCGCCACCTGACGCAACAGGACACCAAGGCCGCACCGGCTCCGGACCTGGTCGGCCGCGACTTCACCGCTAACCGGCCCGGCATGAAGCTCGTCGGTGACATCACCTATCTGCCGACGATCGACGGCTGGTGGTATCTCGCGACCGTCATCGACCTGGCGACGCGCGAGGTGATCGGTTACGCGATGGCCGAACACCATCGTGCCGAGCTGGTCACCGACGCGCTGCGGATGGCCGCCGGCCGCGGTGACCTTCAGGGTGGCTGCATCATGCACACCGATCGCGGAAGCGAGTACACGAGTGGCGAATTCCGCCGCGAACTACAGGAGTTGAACCTGAGGCAGAGCATGGGAAGAACCGGCATATGCTACGATAACGCCGCAGCCGAGAGCTTCTTCGGACTGCTGAAAGCGGAGATCGGCACCGCCGTCTGGGAGAGCCGCGAGGCGGCCCGCGCTGACATCTTCCGCTTCATCGAGGTCGAGTACAACCGCACCAGGCTCCGCAAGCACCCCGAGTTCGGGTACCTCACCCCACTCGAAACCCGAGCCAGGCTGCAGCACGACTTCACCCCCGCAGCGTAA
- a CDS encoding MarR family winged helix-turn-helix transcriptional regulator — translation MQKLVRHLQQKKEAALARHGLKLWEYEILWRLRSAGEPYRMAPTRLAQGLGVHPATLTNRLDRLQSAGLITREHAPEDRRSLLVGLTPQGAATWAAVIDDQREAEATLLAPLTEKELGHLATLLRVVALAVEEDGPPLMPHVD, via the coding sequence ATGCAGAAGCTCGTGCGGCACCTGCAGCAAAAGAAGGAGGCCGCCCTGGCACGGCACGGCCTGAAGCTGTGGGAGTACGAGATTCTATGGCGCCTGCGCTCCGCGGGAGAGCCCTACCGCATGGCACCTACACGTCTCGCTCAGGGACTCGGCGTCCACCCCGCAACCCTCACCAACCGCCTCGACCGCCTGCAGTCGGCGGGGCTGATCACTCGCGAGCACGCGCCTGAGGATCGCCGCAGCCTTCTCGTCGGCCTGACTCCCCAAGGGGCCGCAACGTGGGCGGCGGTGATCGACGACCAGCGGGAGGCCGAGGCCACACTGCTCGCACCCCTGACCGAGAAGGAGTTGGGGCACCTGGCCACCCTCCTGCGGGTCGTGGCTCTCGCTGTCGAGGAGGACGGCCCGCCCCTCATGCCGCACGTCGACTGA
- a CDS encoding ATP-binding protein, whose protein sequence is MFTEREKRHAIAVASNRPFTELDQTFTDKRLCQAIADRLTFEAHIIETGTQSFRLASTTAKRKAAAA, encoded by the coding sequence ATCTTCACCGAGCGCGAGAAACGGCACGCGATCGCCGTCGCGTCGAACAGGCCGTTCACCGAGTTGGACCAGACCTTCACGGACAAGCGACTCTGCCAGGCCATCGCCGACCGGCTCACCTTCGAAGCCCACATCATCGAGACCGGCACCCAGTCCTTCCGCCTCGCCAGCACCACCGCCAAGCGCAAGGCGGCGGCGGCCTGA
- a CDS encoding transposase yields MSKRYTSEFKRDAVALVRSSGRNVTEVARELGVSAEGLRGWVKQAKVDCGEGAPGALTTAEKDELQRLRRENREQQQTIEILKKAAAFFAKETMK; encoded by the coding sequence ATGAGCAAGCGGTACACGTCGGAGTTCAAGCGGGACGCGGTGGCACTGGTCCGGTCGTCAGGGCGGAACGTCACCGAGGTCGCCCGGGAACTCGGTGTGAGTGCGGAGGGGCTTCGCGGCTGGGTGAAGCAGGCGAAGGTCGACTGCGGCGAGGGGGCGCCCGGCGCGCTGACCACGGCGGAGAAGGATGAGCTCCAGCGGCTGCGCAGGGAGAACCGGGAACAGCAGCAGACGATCGAGATCTTGAAAAAAGCAGCGGCCTTCTTCGCGAAGGAGACGATGAAGTAG
- a CDS encoding transposase — translation MAVAPLRRGLPLDEPRERPPSPREAARWITTHPHRRNRHINDRLPRLLDHCPELRHTHDLVRRFATMLDNRDATPMPGWLNDLANSGLAPLAGLARALREDRHAVAQGITTLYNSGVNEGRITDIKLQKRLMAGRAGIPLLRQRVVLIAHLRRRYADRPTREVGPF, via the coding sequence ATGGCCGTCGCACCCCTCCGACGGGGCCTGCCGCTGGATGAGCCACGCGAGCGGCCGCCCTCCCCACGCGAAGCCGCCCGCTGGATCACCACCCACCCGCACCGCCGCAACCGCCACATCAACGACCGCCTGCCCCGACTCCTCGATCACTGCCCCGAACTCAGGCACACCCACGACCTGGTCCGCCGATTCGCCACCATGCTCGACAACCGCGACGCCACACCCATGCCAGGCTGGCTGAACGACCTCGCAAACAGCGGACTGGCCCCTCTCGCCGGCCTCGCCCGAGCCCTGCGCGAAGACCGCCATGCTGTCGCCCAGGGCATCACCACCCTTTACAACTCCGGAGTCAACGAAGGACGCATCACCGACATCAAGCTGCAAAAACGCCTGATGGCCGGACGCGCCGGCATCCCACTACTCCGCCAACGCGTCGTCCTGATCGCCCACCTCCGCCGCCGCTACGCGGACCGGCCGACCAGGGAGGTGGGCCCGTTTTGA
- a CDS encoding transposase, with protein sequence MTFTEQVPGLTVRYQWRTPQLQGLVEAVGVVLAGRGGARMLRILNVTLSRCTVLSQLMRVPLPLLDTPRVLGVDDFALYGGTYGTLLVDATTRLPLTLWEGRDAEQLSRWLREHSGGEVACRDGSLTYRQGITAGAPDAVQVSDRFHL encoded by the coding sequence GTGACCTTTACCGAGCAAGTGCCGGGGCTGACCGTGCGCTACCAGTGGCGCACACCCCAGTTGCAGGGCCTGGTGGAGGCTGTCGGCGTGGTACTGGCCGGCCGCGGCGGTGCCCGGATGCTGCGGATCCTGAACGTCACGCTCTCACGGTGCACGGTCCTGTCCCAGCTGATGCGGGTGCCGCTTCCACTACTGGATACACCCCGGGTGCTGGGGGTGGACGACTTCGCGCTCTACGGCGGCACCTACGGCACCCTCCTGGTCGACGCCACCACCCGGCTCCCGCTCACCCTCTGGGAGGGACGCGATGCGGAACAGCTCAGCCGCTGGCTCCGTGAGCACTCGGGGGGCGAGGTCGCCTGCCGCGACGGCTCCCTCACCTACCGGCAGGGCATCACCGCTGGCGCACCCGACGCCGTGCAGGTCAGCGACCGCTTCCACCTCTGA